One Miscanthus floridulus cultivar M001 chromosome 11, ASM1932011v1, whole genome shotgun sequence DNA window includes the following coding sequences:
- the LOC136493489 gene encoding extensin-like codes for MMGGKAALLLALVAVSLAVEIQADAGYGYGGGYPTPTPPATPAPKPEKPPTKGPKPEKPPKEHGHKPEKPPKEHKPPKEHKPTPPTYTPSPKPTPPATPKPTPPTYTPTPSPPKPSPPKPTPPTYTPTPTKPTPKPTPPTYTPSPKPPATKPPTYPTPKPTPPVYTPTPKPPATKPPTPPVYTPSPKPPVTKPPTYPTPKPTPPTYTPTPKPPATKPPTYTPTPPAYKPPTYTPKPKPTPPTYKPAPRPTPPAYKPPTPTPPAYKQPPVSHTPSPPPPYY; via the coding sequence atgATGGGTGGCAAGGCAGCTCTGCTGCTGGCCCTGGTGGCCGTGAGCCTGGCCGTGGAGATCCAGGCCGACGCCGGCTACGGCTACGGCGGCGGCtacccgacgccgacgccgccggcCACCCCGGCCCCGAAGCCCGAGAAGCCCCCCACCAAGGGGCCCAAGCCGGAGAAGCCGCCCAAGGAGCACGGCCACAAGCCGGAGAAGCCTCCCAAGGAGCACAAGCCGCCCAAGGAGCACAAGCCGACTCCGCCCACCTACACCCCGAGCCCCAAGCCCACGCCGCCGGCTACTCCCAAGCCCACGCCGCCCACGTACACTCCCACCCCGTCACCCCCCAAGCCGTCTCCGCCCAAGCCCACGCCGCCGACCTACACCCCGACCCCGACGAAGCCCACACCAAAACCCACTCCGCCGACGTACACCCCCAGCCCCAAGCCACCGGCTACCAAGCCGCCAACCTATCCGACACCGAAGCCGACCCCACCGGTGTACACCCCTACCCCCAAGCCACCGGCTACCAAGCCGCCGACCCCGCCGGTGTACACTCCGAGCCCCAAGCCACCGGTAACCAAGCCCCCAACGTACCCGACACCCAAGCCGACCCCGCCGACGTACACTCCCACACCGAAGCCACCGGCTACCAAGCCGCCCACCTACACTCCAACGCCGCCGGCGTACAAGCCCCCGACCTACACGCCAAAGCCCAAGCCGACGCCGCCAACCTACAAGCCGGCACCCAGGCCGACACCGCCAGCGTACAAGCCCCCGACCCCTACTCCACCGGCGTACAAGCAGCCGCCTGTGTCTCACACCCCCAGCCCGCCGCCGCCTTACTACTAG